ACGCCGAGTTCCAGGAGGCGCTCGCGCGTGCGGCGCGAACGCTCGGGACGCACGTGATGCTCAACGGTAGCGGCGGCGATCAGCTCTTTTCTGGCGAACCGACGTATCTCGCTGATCTGCTGCGGGAGGGGAAGCTTCGCACGCTACGGTCGGAGTGGCGAATGCTCGAGGGAGGCCGGGATTGGAAGGCGTTTTTCAAGTTCGCCATCTGGCCCAATCTGGGTCCTGTCTCGAATCAGGTGTTGTCGCTGCTTCGCGGAAAGCCGTTCGTCGATCCGTTCGACCGAGAGCTTCCCAAGTGGATCCGACGGGATTTCGCGGTTCGGCAGGGGTTGGACGCGCGTCACAGGGCGAACTTCCCATCGCGTCGGGCCGCATCGAGCGCGGGCGATTTCGAGCGTCGATGGCTGCTGGCGCACCCGTTTTTTCCGCGGGTGTTCGCCGAGGCCTACCGCCTCTATCTCAAGGAAGGGATTGAGCTACGCACCCCGCTGGCTGATGCGCGCCTCCTACGTTTTGCTGCATCTCGGCCCCGCTGGGAACGGCGGAGCGGCTGGCAGGTGAAGGTCCTGATGCGCGCATCCCTCACCGATGTGTTGCCGCCCTCGGTCACTGCCGGCCGTCGACGCCCGACCGGGACGACCGAGGGGCTGCTCTCGCTGGCGATTAACCGGCATCTGACGCGATTAATCGATGGGTTGGGAGAAGATTCCGTTCTCGTACGGTTGGGAGTCGTCGATCTGACGCTGTTGCGGGCTTTGGGATCGCGAATTGCTAAGGGAGAGTCAGATCCGGCGGCGCTGGAAGCCGTGTACACGATTCTTGCTGAGAAGTGGGCTAGGTCACACACCGGCAAGCGTTTCCCGGTTGCCTGATCGCCGGTTGGATTCGAAATTGCATTTGTGGAAAGGCGTAGGACAGAGCGAGCAGTAGGCGCTCAAAGCGCGGCGGGGGAGCCGCATTGCCGCCGGGGCAACGTCCCGGTAATCCTGACTAGGAGTACGAAATGTACCAGAAGCCGACTGTGGTACGTCTCGGCACTTTCCGTCAGCTGACCCAGGTTGGGTGCGTTGGAGGGACTGATTCCTTCTCCGTGCCTGGCATCGGGACGTCGATCGGCGGCACGCCGGTCTATGGCTCGAATGGGCAGCCGACGGTGTGCTTGGCGCCGAACGTCTCGCGCTAAGGGACGAGCTACGGAGCCGAGGGACCGGAGAAATCCGGTCCCTCGTGCTTTTCTATCCACTCCGGTCTCCGGAATCGAGATCCAGACTGGGTGCTTCGTCCGCGGTCCTGTGACCCGAATCGGTGAGCTCCGTCACCTTCGGCAACATTTTTGCATGAGAAGATGTTCGTGTGATGGCGACTCGAACCGGAGCCACCAGGCTCAGGTCGGCGCGATTATGCGACCGCGCAAGTGAGGCGGCGGTGCCGCCGGGACACTCTCTCGGCAACTTCTCAGTAAGGAGGACGCGGATGTATCAGAAGCCGATGGTCAAGCGACTCGGCGGATTTCGCGAGCTGACGAAGCTCGGTTGTGTCGGCGGGAGCGACAGCTTCTCTGTCCCCGGAATCGGAACGTCGATCGGCGGAACGCCGGTGTACGGGTCGAACGGCCAGCCGACCGTCTGCCTGGCGCCGAACGTCTCGCGCTAACGACGTGAGTCTACCAAGGGGGCCGGAGCAATCCGGCCCCTTTGCGTTGCTGGTGACCTAGCCGCTCGACCGCCCGTCATCACGCCGAACGACCGCGATGGGCCCCGCGCGCCACTCACCGTCCCGAGCGGGGCGGGTGTGTTCACCAGAGTCCGTAGAAGTGAGTATTCTCCCGTCATGGCCGATTCCGAGACACTTGCCCAGGGCACACCCCGCGTGACGCGTCACGCGGAGCCCGATGCGATTGTCGTGCAGGACGTCCACAAACGGTTTCCCAGCCCGCGGTCGATCTGGCAGACCCTTCGGCATCCCGGCCAACGGGAATGGGTCGAGAGCCTTCAGGGCGTCTCGTTCTCGGTCGCTCACGGTGAGTTCTTCGGGATTCTCGGTCCCAACGGGGCCGGGAAGACGACGCTCTTCAAGTGCATCACGGGGTTGGTGACGCCGGAGCGTGGGCAGCTGACGCTGCAGGGGCATGACGTGCAGCGGGCCACGCGGCAGGCGCGCGCACAGATCGGTGTGGTCTTCGCGAATGAGCGCGCCATGAACTGGCGGCTCGATGCGCGCGAGAACCTGCGCCTCTTCGCGGCGCTCTACAATGTGGCGCGCTCCGAGGTCGATGACCGGGTGGAGCACGTGCTCCGTCTGGTGGATCTGGCCGATACCGGGCAACGGCTGCTCGGCACCTTTTCCTCCGGGATGAAGCAGCGCGTGTCGTTGGCGCGCGCGCTCCTGACCGATCCGCCCATTCTGTTGCTGGACGAACCGACCCGCAGCCTCGACCCGGTGTCGGCGCAGCGCTTCCGCGACTTCCTGCGCGAGCAGGTGGTCACGCGCGAGCGCACGGTGCTGCTGGCGACCCACACCACCGAAGAAGCGTTCGGCCTCTGCGATCGCGTCCTCGTGCTGGATCGCGGTCGCGTGCTGGCGACGGACACGGCGACCCGTCTCGCCGACCAGTTCGCTGACCAGGTGTACCGCGCCTGGGTTCGTGACCCGGCGCATCCGGCGCTTCGCGACGCCGGCGTCCGTCTCCTCGACGAGCTGACGTCCGCCGATGGCTGGTTCGTGGTCGAGTTCCCCGACCTCGGTACCGGCCACGATGCCGCGGCCACGCTTCGGAAACTGGTGGCGAGCGGGGTGGAGGTGTCCCGATTCGAGCGCATGGGACTATCGTTAGGCGAACTCCTCGAGCGGGTGGTCGCGCAGCGCGGGAGTCGCGCATGAGGGTCGTCCTCGCCATGCTGCGCGCCACCTGGCGCGCGGCGACCAGCTATCGCCTCGCGACGGTCTTCTCGCTGGCGGGGTTGGCGTTCACGGTGGTCCCGCTGTACTTCGTGGCGGGGGCGCTGCAGGGAACGATGGAGCGCAGCATCCAGGCCGAAGGCGGGCAGTACTTCGCCTTCGTCCTGGCCGGGATGGTCGCGACGATGATCATCACCGAGGCCATCTCGACGATTCCCTCGAACGTGGGATCGGCAGCCACCAGCGGGACACTCGATTCGCTCTTCCTCACGCCGACCCCCCCGGTGGTCCTGTTCGCCGGGCTGTCGGCGTACGGTGCGGTGTGGACGCTCATTCGCGCGGCGTTGCTCCTGCTGGGAGGGGCGGCGTTCGGCGCCTCGATCAGCTGGGCGAACCTCCCGCAGGCGCTCCTCGTCCTCGCGCTGCTCGCGCTCGCGTACGTGCCGTTCGGGTTGCTGATGACGGCGTCGCAGATCGCGTTCCGCACGTCGGGGCCGTTCATGAGCGGGATCCTGCTCGCCTCCACGTTCCTCGGCGGGGTCTACTATCCGGTGCACGTGATCCCGTCGTGGCTGCAGTCGCTGGCCTGGTTCGTCCCGCTCTCTTACGGGCTGCGCGCATTCCGCAAGCTCCTGCTCGAGGGGGCGCCGCTGCTGTCGGTGTGGAGCGATGTCGGCATGCTCCTGGGGTTCATCGTGGTGCTCGGCTCCGTCGGCGTGGCGGCCCTGTCGCTCGCCTTCCGGTACGCGCGCCGCACGGGCGGACTGTCCCAGTACTAACGATCGAGAGTGATGACGACGCGTACGCGCTACCGCGCCTTCGGGCGCGTCCTGGAATCCGAGCTACGACTCGGCGAGCTGCATGAGATTCCCCTCGATGCGCGAGCGCCGGAGTGGCGTTTGCTCCTGGCGGACGGCTCGCCCCCCGAGGTCCCAGGGGCCACGCTGATCGGCACCGAGGACATCGCGTACGGGGCGACGGTCTCACTGTTGCTGCTGCGTCCCGGGGAGTATCGCCTCGTCTACTCCGACACCGGGACCTTTGACCTGTCGGCGTCCACTGGGGAGATCCGCTGGTGGCGTTCGCCGACCTGCGACGACGATCTCGCGGCGATGGACATCCTCGGGCGGGTGCTGGCGACGATGCTGCACGCCGAGGGGGCGGTGACGTTGCATGCCAGTGCCGTGGCAGTGGATGGCGCGGCCATCGGCTTCATGGCGCCCAAGTTCCACGGCAAGAGTACGCTGGCTGCCGCGATGACCTATGTCGGGGCGCACCTGGTGTCCGACGATGCGCTGGCGATCCTGCCGGGCGCCCCCGTGCGCTGCGTGCCGGGGGTGCCGAGCGTGCGACTGCGGGAGGAGAGTGCCGCGCACTTTCCGCGG
The window above is part of the Gemmatimonadota bacterium genome. Proteins encoded here:
- a CDS encoding ABC transporter permease, with the protein product MRVVLAMLRATWRAATSYRLATVFSLAGLAFTVVPLYFVAGALQGTMERSIQAEGGQYFAFVLAGMVATMIITEAISTIPSNVGSAATSGTLDSLFLTPTPPVVLFAGLSAYGAVWTLIRAALLLLGGAAFGASISWANLPQALLVLALLALAYVPFGLLMTASQIAFRTSGPFMSGILLASTFLGGVYYPVHVIPSWLQSLAWFVPLSYGLRAFRKLLLEGAPLLSVWSDVGMLLGFIVVLGSVGVAALSLAFRYARRTGGLSQY
- a CDS encoding ABC transporter ATP-binding protein, with translation MTRHAEPDAIVVQDVHKRFPSPRSIWQTLRHPGQREWVESLQGVSFSVAHGEFFGILGPNGAGKTTLFKCITGLVTPERGQLTLQGHDVQRATRQARAQIGVVFANERAMNWRLDARENLRLFAALYNVARSEVDDRVEHVLRLVDLADTGQRLLGTFSSGMKQRVSLARALLTDPPILLLDEPTRSLDPVSAQRFRDFLREQVVTRERTVLLATHTTEEAFGLCDRVLVLDRGRVLATDTATRLADQFADQVYRAWVRDPAHPALRDAGVRLLDELTSADGWFVVEFPDLGTGHDAAATLRKLVASGVEVSRFERMGLSLGELLERVVAQRGSRA
- a CDS encoding lasso RiPP family leader peptide-containing protein; the protein is MYQKPMVKRLGGFRELTKLGCVGGSDSFSVPGIGTSIGGTPVYGSNGQPTVCLAPNVSR
- a CDS encoding lasso RiPP family leader peptide-containing protein — encoded protein: MYQKPTVVRLGTFRQLTQVGCVGGTDSFSVPGIGTSIGGTPVYGSNGQPTVCLAPNVSR